A DNA window from Hordeum vulgare subsp. vulgare chromosome 1H, MorexV3_pseudomolecules_assembly, whole genome shotgun sequence contains the following coding sequences:
- the LOC123395632 gene encoding uncharacterized protein LOC123395632, with amino-acid sequence MEVFDDVHFVRLRCRVRRTKYLAADDDGHGVCLSSQRGAHNTVWAVQHMEGAVEGAEGGPFVLLRGAYGRYLFATDVQANTGPGHGVQASQQPRPHPNTPRCMLWQAIRREPSFIIRNAGGRYLRANGKYLRWRTAATVAGDDGSAMMQWDVQAVPLRLDRPTLIDPPPQLMRRRRRPPTEEDVSRQIRYIRAGVDGDIDETGWRTVRISTNSLMQLRLTLANLLGQNRSALHTTLCVRAGAYADLSPLLIDLPIGNDRLDIVVITHGTPVDNSLLYPNVNARN; translated from the exons ATGGAGGTGTTCGACGACGTGCACTTCGTGCGGCTCCGGTGCCGGGTGCGGCGGACCAAGTACCTGGCGGCGGACGACGACGGGCACGGCGTGTGCCTGTCCAGCCAGCGCGGCGCGCACAACACGGTGTGGGCGGTGCAGCACATGGAGGGCGCGGTGGAGGGCGCCGAGGGCGGGCCCTTCGTCCTCCTCCGCGGCGCCTACGGCCGCTACCTCTTCGCCACGGACGTGCAGGCCAACACCGGGCCCGGCCACGGCGTCCAGGCATCGCAGCAGCCCCGGCCGCACCCGAACACGCCGAGGTGCATGCTCTGGCAGGCCATCCGGCGGGAGCCCTCCTTCATCATCCGCAACGCCGGGGGCCGGTACCTCCGCGCCAACGGCAAGTACCTCCGGTGGCGCACGGCGGCCACCGTTGCCGGAGACGACGGCAGCGCCATGATGCAGTGGGACGTCCAGGCCGTGCCCCTTCGCCTGGACCGCCCCACCCTCATCGATCCACCGCCACAG CTGATGCGGAGGCGGCGCCGCCCGCCGACGGAGGAGGACGTGTCGCGGCAGATCCGGTACATCCGCGCCGGCGTGGACGGGGACATCGATGAGACGGGGTGGCGGACGGTGCGGATCAGCACCAACAGCCTCATGCAGCTGCGGCTGACGCTGGCCAACCTGCTGGGCCAGAACCGGTCGGCGCTCCACACCACGCTCTGCGTCCGCGCCGGCGCCTACGCCGACCTCTCCCCTCTCCTCATCGACCTGCCCATCGGCAACGACCGCCTCGACATCGTCGTCATCACCCACGGCACACCAG TGGACAACTCGTTGCTGTACCCAAACGTCAATGCGCGGAATTGA